The Paenibacillus sp. G2S3 region TTATCCTGTTGCTCGGCATTCTTCTGGCTGTTATGGCTATACGCACATTGTTGTCATATGGAAACGGTAAAATTGGCTTGCGTATGGCTGCCACTGCCAAAACAAATATGCGCGCAGCCGTGCTGCAAAACTTGACCCATGCTTCCATGCCTTCCACCCTTCGTGGACAGACGGGAGGGAAGGTCAGTATTGCTCTGGATGCTGTGGATGAGGCTGATAGTTATTTCAGTCAGTACATGCCACGTATGATGGAAGCTGCTATCATCCCGATTCTGATTTTGGTCGTTACATTTATCCAACATGCCAACACAGGTTTCATTCTATTATTTACAGCCCCATTCATCCCACTGTTCATGATTTTGGTAGGGCTGAAAACGAAGAACAAATCCGAAGAAAAATATGCGCAGCTGGCCGAGTTTTCAGGTACGTTTCTGGATTCTCTTCAAGGGCTGGTGACGTTGAAAATATTTGGGCGGGCTCACCGTCAGCAACAGAAAATTGAACATAGTAGCCTGAGTTACCGTGATGCCACGATGGGCATTTTGAAGATTGCGTTTACGAATACCTTCATGCTGGAATCGATCGTGATGCTAAGCATTGGCATTGTCGCTCTCGAACTGGCCATCCAGTTGCTCGTTTTCAAATCTATGACGTTCCACACCGCCTTTCTCGTTTTGTTGCTCGTTCCCGAGTTTTACAACCTGTTAAAGAATACGGGAACGGCCTTTCACAGTGGCCGGACAAGTATGGGTGCGATTCGTAAGGTGGAACAGATGCTTGAAGAACCGGCAGGGGAGAGCAGGGACGAGATCGACAGCATGGATAGGGGCCACAGGGTAAGCAAATTGGAAATTGCAAATTTTAATGATCTTTCAGTACCGCCATCCATGGAAATAAATCATCTTCAGTTTCAATATGCTCCAGATTCATTCAAGCTTGAGACGGGTCAGATCCAGTTTAATCCTGGAGAACATATTGCGATTGTAGGTAAAAGTGGTTCCGGCAAAACGACTTTGCTCCATCTCATTGCCGGTCTGCTGAAACCAGAATCGGGAACGCTTCTGGTGAATGGAAGTCCACTCTCGCAATACGATGAAACCGAATGGTTCGAGCATGTTAGCTATATTACACAGCATCCGTATATTTTTGCAGGCACATTTTCTGAAAATATTGCGATTGGTGCTCGTGGGAGCATCTCTAGGGCAGAAATTGAGCGGGCAGGGGAGGAAGCAGGACTCGCTGCGCTTACAGCTCAATTGGAGCATGGATTTGATACCTTTGTTGGTGAAGGAGGCAGGGGACTGTCTGGTGGGGAAAAACAACGGCTTGCCTTAGCGCGCGCTTTTTTGAAGCGTCCTGCCATCATTTTGTTTGATGAACCCACAGTTGGACTGGATTTGCACACCGAGCGGGTACTGCAACGCTCCATAGCCAAACTGGCAAAAACGGCTACGATGATTACGGTGGCTCACCGATTATATACGATTCAACAAGCCGACAAGATTTTGTTTATGGACAATGGAGTGTTGGTGGACTCCGGACGACATGACGAGCTTTTGGAGCGCCTGCCACAGTATGCCGAGATGGTTGATGTAGAGCGGAAAGGAGGGGTACCATCATGAATGAGCTGGCTGTTCTGTCAAAGGCGATGATTCAGGAGCGCAAGGATATCATACTTTCGATTTTGGGTGGATTTATCGCCGGCATAGCCGGTGTGGCACTCTTTTCTGCGAGCGGGTATCTAATTTCGCAAACGGTATTTGCGCCACCGCTTTATACTTTGATTGTACTCACCTCGATGGTTAAACTGCTTGGTCTGCTTCGGGCGGCGAGTCGTTATGGAGAACGCTTGTATTCTCACCGAGCGACATTCTCCATGCTTAGCCGTTTACGTACATCCTTTTTTGCCAAGCTTATTCCTTTAACGCCTGGTATATTGAACAAAAATCGAAGCGGGGATCTGCTTGCGCGGATCGTTGGGGATGTGGAAAGTTTGCAAAATTATTTTTTGCGAGTCGCTTATCCTCCGATCATGGTCGTCATGGTGTTTTTGGCTACGGTGCTGTTTACTTCTACCTTTTCGATCTGGATTGCCGTTTTGTTTGTACTAGGTATGCTGATAACGGCATTCGTTGTACCGGGAATTGTGTTACTCGGGCAGCGGAGAATAGATGGACGCGTTCGTGAGCAGAGGGCGCAGCTGTCCACGGAAGTTACCGAAGTGTTGTACGGTTTCCGGGATTTGAAAGTATACGGTCAATTGGCACAGCGGGAGGAGCAGCTTCAGCATGCTTCCGCTGTATTGGCAACTGAACAGCAACGAGCAGCCGGGCACTTGCTGCGCGGGCAATCGATGCACACTTTTGTTACGTTTCTCGTTTCCTGGGGAGTGCTGACGCTCGGCGCCTATTTAATTATGGAAGGAGCGCTTGCAGGCGTATTTCTTGCCATGTTGGTCATGGCATCACAAACCGTATTTGAAGAAGCGACGGCTATGGCCACATTACCCGCGTATAAAGAGGATAGCGAACACGCAGCCAAACGACTGACGGAAACAGTTCAGACCTTTGATGAGCAGTCTTCGCAGCCAAGTGGCACATTGTCTATCAATCACGCCGTTACGATGGAACTATCCGATGTTACGTTTCAATATGAAGGGGAGTGGAGACCCGCGCTCAGGGATATGTCCCTGCACATTTTACCTGGCTCCAAAACGGCAATTGTCGGGCCGAGTGGGTCAGGAAAATCAACGATTATCGAATTGCTGCTCAAGCTTCGAACACCAACGGCTGGAGATATACGATTAAACGGCATTTCGGTGAAGGAACTGGATGAGACTAGCATTTGGCAAACGGCTAATGTGGTATTTCAGCAAAGTCATTTCTTCCGGGGAACGATCCGGGACAACCTGCTGCTGAATGGAGAAGACTATGCTGACGAACAATTGCTGGATGTGCTAGCTAAAATGCAGCTGCCCGATACATCGTTAACCGGTATGGTGTATGAAAAAGGGGAGAATCTGTCGGACGGCGAGAAGCAGCGGCTGGCTCTGGCGCGAGTGATGCTCCGCAAAGGACGGGTATGGCTTCTGGACGAACCAACGTCATCGTTGGATTATGTGACAGAAGAGCACGTTTTGAAGCATCTCTACGCACAGGCGGCTAATGATACGCTTCTCCTGATTTGTCATCGGCTTACCGGATTAGAAGAGATGGACCAGATTTTGGTCATGGACCAAGGCAGGGTAGTCGAATCGGGGTCCTATTCGGAGTTGATGGGGCAAAAAGGCTATTTTTATGAGATGAAACAAATCGAACAGCAAATGATCGGAGAAGTTGGAGTGTAAAAAAGCAAGACTTCTTCTGAGGCCAAATACATCAGCTCATAGGAAGAATACTTGTAATGGCTACTGGTTCTATGGTGACTCCGGATGATGTTGCAACAGCCATCGATAAGGGACTAAGACTGGTAGCGGGTATAATGTACGATAAATAGAATCAGCCACATTGGATGAAATTCCAATGTGGCTTTTTGTGTATTAAGTAATTTCTAATTTCGGATCACACGTAGATCTATCTTTGTTCACCGACAGAGGCGGGAACGCAGTTGAGCGAGCAATATAGTTTATTCTAATACATCTGTGGTATCGGAGTTCCTGGCGGTCTCCACCACGATTCAACAGTTTTCCAAACAGTATCATAATTGCTGCCTTTACCCATCAAATATCCAATGGCAACTGCTTCTGTTAATGTGTGTTGATAACCAAGGTATTGGGCTTCTCGTAATCCATGTCTAATAGCTGGTCTGATTATTGGAATAATTGGTGTTGAAGGTTAGCATCCCGATAATGTGGAGGTTGATTCACACTCATTCTATTACTCCTCACTTTGTATCAATATTTTGAAATAATTTATGGCGGGTATAGGTAAAAGCGGAACATGTCTTTAGCGTTTATTGTTTTTGAAGGTCACCTTTTGATCGGACGTAGTTATTCTCGAACGCCGGCTCGGACAGCGATTCTCAACTAGCGGCATTGGATTTACTTATATCTTTCAAGTCAAATAAAGCGCTCAGAGCTTTCGGCAATTTGTTGATGTACAACTAAAACAAAATAAGAGAGGAAAACGTCTATTATTAAGATGAATCTGTTATAGGAGGTTTTAATATGAAGAAAAAACTGGCCATTTCCTTATTTGCCTCAGCTTAACTTGTGCTTCCAGTAATACCGGTACTTAGCTTTGCAGCGGCTACATCTAAACCTACGATCATAAACAACGGCCAAATTAACAACAATCGAGTTCTCATTCCGTTACGAGTTGTTTCAGAAAATTTAGGCGCGAGTGTGGAATGGTTTCAAGCTGAGAAAGAAGTAAAAATTAAAAATGGCGACTCGACCATCTGGCTTGCTGCAAATTTCAAACGCGTAATCATTGTATCGCCGCCGACTACAGAAAACCCAGATATGCCGCATCGGGAATATATTGATTTGGATACTGCCACGCAGATCATTAATGGAACAACCTATGTTCCGCTACGCTTTGTTGGTCAATCGCTAAGTGCGAATGTGTTATGGAACCAACAGGCTAAGCAGGCGACACTGACATTGGGCGGTAAGGAACTCGTTGTCAACATGGAGCAACCGTCTGTTCAAATCTCTGTGAAGCATAAAATTATGGATCCACGGTTAAAACTACTTTCCGATAAATTAAATCAAGCAGCCGATGTCTCTTCAATTAAAAATATTAGTTCCTACTTTAAACCTTACTTTACGGATAAATTAATTAAGTCTATCGTTCAAAATAAAGGCTTGAATACAGCTAGTACCTATGAAACGCCTGCCTCGTCGCCAGTATACATTAACAAGACTTTAGCGACGCTTTCGCAATCGGTTATATTGGCAAATGGTCTAACAGGAGAAGATCAATATGCCGAGGATCGTACGATCACTCTCGTATTTACGAATGGTGTATGGAAGGTCGATAGCGTCAGCAAGGGGGCGAGGGTAATAATCTCAGGGTTCTCAGATTTTCAACCTCAATAATTATTCAAAGGCTCCTGATATTTGATTAAGAAAAACAAAAAGCCCTCATAAGAAGGGCTTATTTGTTATGTTTATTACTTACAAATTCTGAAAAGCAATAAGTGCCGGGATAGTTGCTAAAAAATGAAGATCAAAAATCCCCAACAATATGTCCATATGCATACGCCTACGTTAATTGGAGGAAGACAATTCTAAATCTAGAACATCTCACAGAGTGGATTTGAAAATAATTTACGGACAAGTGAAAGTACCTAGAAACGGTTGCGCTCACTCTGTCCGATTTTTCATGCCTATTGCATTACAATTATCCTAGGCTGTGCTTACTTAATATCTTATAAGAAATTCTTGAAATCACAGAAATTTATCCAATAGGGGGATGCTATTATACAAATATAAATAAAGACGAGGTGATGAAATGCAAACGAAATTGGCAGCGGACGCCATTCCCCTCACCAAAAAGCGGACTTCATGGATAAGAACGATAAAAAAGTATAAAGTGATGTACGCTCTCTTGTTCCCGGCATTAGTTTACTTTGCCGTATTCAAATACATTCCTATGGCGGGAATCATAATTGCTTTTAAAAACTATAACCTAGCTTTGGGACTATGGGATAGCCCATGGGTGGGATTTAGAAATTTTACAGATTTTATGAACGGCGTTTATTTCTGGGACATCATGAGAAATACGATAGTCATATCGCTGTATAAGCTATTATTCGGTTTCTCAGCTCCTATCATACTTGCTTTGCTGCTCAATGAAGTTTATACCCAATGGTTTAAGAAAATCGTACAAACGATCACTTATTTACCCCACTTTCTATCATGGGTCATTGTTTATGGAATGATGGTGGCATTATTAGCCCCAGGGGATGGTCTATTTAACATGATTTTGAAGGAATACGGTGTTGAACCCATCTCATTCCTAACGGAACCTGCCTGGGGCAGACTGCTGATCATCTTATCTGAAATATGGAAGGATATTGGATGGGGGGCGATATTGTACCTTGCAGCATTAGCAGGAATCGATCCAAGCTTATATGAAGCAGCTAAAATTGATGGCGCTTCCAAATGGAGACAGCTATGGCATGTAACACTTCCCGGCATTCGAGGCGTGATGATTCTGATGCTGATCCTTAAATTAAGCCATATTCTGGATGCTGGTTTTGACCAAATATTCATGTTTGCCAACAGCTTTAATCAGGAGAAGATCGACATTATCGACACATGGGTATACCGTGAAGGGCTCGAGCGACTTAAGATTGGCTTGGCTACTGCCGTGGGATTATTTAAAGCGGTCATCGGATTTGTTTTAGTGTTGGCAGCGAATAAGCTCGCCAAAAAATTCGATGGGCAAATTTGGTGAGGTGGTTATCGAAATGATCAATTTGACAGTCGGGGAAAAAGTCTGGCAAGCAGTCGTTTATTTTATTCTTATTTTGCTAGCTCTACTTTGCTTATTACCCTTTCTATATGTGGTTGCTGTTTCAGTGACGCCAGAATCGGAAGTGTTAAGAAGAGGAATTGTTATTATACCAGAATCCTTTACCTTTCTAGCCTATAAAGAAGTATTCATTTCTCATGGTATCGGGCAGGCGTATAAAATTACCTTGTTTCGAACGATTGTAGGCACTGCGCTAAATGTGTTCTTTACGGTAATAGCGGCATATCCGTTATCCAAAAAATATTTGCCAGGTCGAAGCCCATTTTTACTATTCATTGTCTTTACCATGATGTTTGGGGGAGGATTAATTCCAACTTATTTACTAATCCGCTCTCTGGGATTGCTAAACAGTCCGTGGGTATTGATTATCCCAAATCTCATTAGTGCATTTAATCTGGTGATCATTAAAGGCTTTTTCGAGCAATTGCCTGCTGAAATCGAGGAATCAGCGAGGGTAGACGGTGCAAGTGAGCTTCAGTCGTTATGGCGGATCATTTTACCCCTGTCCTTGCCCGTCCTTTCCACAATTTCCTTATTTTACGCAGTCGGGCATTGGAATAGTTATTTCGATGCTATTGTTTATATCAATGATTCCAACTTAATGCCGCTTCAAGTGATCTTGCGCAACATCCTGCTTAACGTCGCAACACAAAGTGCTGATTCGCTTGCCAATACCGGAGCTGTTAGTACGTTCGCAATACAAATGGCAGCAGTTGTCGTGACTACAGTTCCGATTTTGATCGTTTACCCATTTATGCAAAAGCATTTTACCAAAGGTGTACTCTTGGGATCGGTTAAAGGTTAAAAAGCTATTCCAACCTGAGTTGTTACGGGGAAACCGTGATAATATAGAAGCAAAGGAGAGGTCATTATGCAACGTAAAGCGATTACATTTGCTATTCTGACAGCAATAGTCGGTGTGGGAACGGTATTGTCAGGATGTGGGGACAAAAAAGAGGTTACATCGTCAGCTACGGGTAATTCACAAGGCCAGTCTAGTCCCTTTGATAAAAAATTGAAAATTTCGATATTTAACCAAGGCACTTTCAATGCTGCTGCTCCGATTCCTCCCCGTGAAGAAGATATCCAACGCCAAATGTTGGAGAAAGCAGTAAATATCGACTTGGAAATGATGATTCCTCAATCAGGTCAAGCAACGACTAAATTAAATACGCTCATTGCTGGAGGAGATATTCCAGATTTGATTTTCTTGAAAAGCCGGGCTGATCTCGCGCAATATTATGACCAAGGCGTTCTTGCGGATTTGACACCGTATCTGGATCAATTTCCTGAATTACAGAAACGTTTTAGCAACGACTCCTGGGAGGCGATGTCCTATCAAGGAAAAACCATTGGGGTTCCAGGTTATGATAATGTAAATGGTATCAGTCGAAGCTTCTTCATTCGCAATGATTGGCTGAAAAAGCTGAATATGGAAGTGCCAACGACACCTGACGAGTTATTCGAAGTTATGAAAGCCTTTACAGAGGAAGACCCGGACGGTAATGGCAAAAACGATACTTACGGATTCATAGGCGGCATGAATAAAGAGGGCAATCTGCAAACCTACGGCTTCGATAGTTTGATGTGGATGTTTGGCGTCAATCCTCCATCAGCCATTGATGTGAAAGACAATGAACCGGTGTTCCTGTATACCGACCCAAAAATGAAAGAGGCGCTCACTTATATCAATAAAATGATGGAAGCCAAAGTTGTAGATCCAGACTGGGTGACGATGAATACTCCCGATTTGTTGGACCAAAAGTTATTTAAGGGTAAAGTTGGCTTCATGATAAGAGATGCACGCAGGCTGGAACCGGATTATCAGCAGAAAATGAAAGAAATCAGTGGAGAGGTACCGGAAT contains the following coding sequences:
- the cydD gene encoding thiol reductant ABC exporter subunit CydD, with the protein product MPRKSSLISQQMSSQRNNMALLAIISLALGTAIVSQAGLLAEAVQRIFVERASFSSVILLLGILLAVMAIRTLLSYGNGKIGLRMAATAKTNMRAAVLQNLTHASMPSTLRGQTGGKVSIALDAVDEADSYFSQYMPRMMEAAIIPILILVVTFIQHANTGFILLFTAPFIPLFMILVGLKTKNKSEEKYAQLAEFSGTFLDSLQGLVTLKIFGRAHRQQQKIEHSSLSYRDATMGILKIAFTNTFMLESIVMLSIGIVALELAIQLLVFKSMTFHTAFLVLLLVPEFYNLLKNTGTAFHSGRTSMGAIRKVEQMLEEPAGESRDEIDSMDRGHRVSKLEIANFNDLSVPPSMEINHLQFQYAPDSFKLETGQIQFNPGEHIAIVGKSGSGKTTLLHLIAGLLKPESGTLLVNGSPLSQYDETEWFEHVSYITQHPYIFAGTFSENIAIGARGSISRAEIERAGEEAGLAALTAQLEHGFDTFVGEGGRGLSGGEKQRLALARAFLKRPAIILFDEPTVGLDLHTERVLQRSIAKLAKTATMITVAHRLYTIQQADKILFMDNGVLVDSGRHDELLERLPQYAEMVDVERKGGVPS
- a CDS encoding carbohydrate ABC transporter permease, with amino-acid sequence MINLTVGEKVWQAVVYFILILLALLCLLPFLYVVAVSVTPESEVLRRGIVIIPESFTFLAYKEVFISHGIGQAYKITLFRTIVGTALNVFFTVIAAYPLSKKYLPGRSPFLLFIVFTMMFGGGLIPTYLLIRSLGLLNSPWVLIIPNLISAFNLVIIKGFFEQLPAEIEESARVDGASELQSLWRIILPLSLPVLSTISLFYAVGHWNSYFDAIVYINDSNLMPLQVILRNILLNVATQSADSLANTGAVSTFAIQMAAVVVTTVPILIVYPFMQKHFTKGVLLGSVKG
- a CDS encoding extracellular solute-binding protein, which translates into the protein MQRKAITFAILTAIVGVGTVLSGCGDKKEVTSSATGNSQGQSSPFDKKLKISIFNQGTFNAAAPIPPREEDIQRQMLEKAVNIDLEMMIPQSGQATTKLNTLIAGGDIPDLIFLKSRADLAQYYDQGVLADLTPYLDQFPELQKRFSNDSWEAMSYQGKTIGVPGYDNVNGISRSFFIRNDWLKKLNMEVPTTPDELFEVMKAFTEEDPDGNGKNDTYGFIGGMNKEGNLQTYGFDSLMWMFGVNPPSAIDVKDNEPVFLYTDPKMKEALTYINKMMEAKVVDPDWVTMNTPDLLDQKLFKGKVGFMIRDARRLEPDYQQKMKEISGEVPEWIVIPPMIGPYGDQIVERKSFQGNSWAISKKADKDKIIRILSMLNYLFTDKEAYPNFAYGIKGIHWDIVDGKIKNKTSELSKEMKEKYLWVDHYRMPRRGDDAEYFSFQNPKTAEAFENNQKYVAPTLPGNLLTEDPNDTLAADRQRFINESLVKFMTGKDPLSNWENFLNTLDTKFDMQKYKDTVIKQFKEAGLIK
- a CDS encoding ABC transporter permease subunit — protein: MQTKLAADAIPLTKKRTSWIRTIKKYKVMYALLFPALVYFAVFKYIPMAGIIIAFKNYNLALGLWDSPWVGFRNFTDFMNGVYFWDIMRNTIVISLYKLLFGFSAPIILALLLNEVYTQWFKKIVQTITYLPHFLSWVIVYGMMVALLAPGDGLFNMILKEYGVEPISFLTEPAWGRLLIILSEIWKDIGWGAILYLAALAGIDPSLYEAAKIDGASKWRQLWHVTLPGIRGVMILMLILKLSHILDAGFDQIFMFANSFNQEKIDIIDTWVYREGLERLKIGLATAVGLFKAVIGFVLVLAANKLAKKFDGQIW
- the cydC gene encoding thiol reductant ABC exporter subunit CydC translates to MNELAVLSKAMIQERKDIILSILGGFIAGIAGVALFSASGYLISQTVFAPPLYTLIVLTSMVKLLGLLRAASRYGERLYSHRATFSMLSRLRTSFFAKLIPLTPGILNKNRSGDLLARIVGDVESLQNYFLRVAYPPIMVVMVFLATVLFTSTFSIWIAVLFVLGMLITAFVVPGIVLLGQRRIDGRVREQRAQLSTEVTEVLYGFRDLKVYGQLAQREEQLQHASAVLATEQQRAAGHLLRGQSMHTFVTFLVSWGVLTLGAYLIMEGALAGVFLAMLVMASQTVFEEATAMATLPAYKEDSEHAAKRLTETVQTFDEQSSQPSGTLSINHAVTMELSDVTFQYEGEWRPALRDMSLHILPGSKTAIVGPSGSGKSTIIELLLKLRTPTAGDIRLNGISVKELDETSIWQTANVVFQQSHFFRGTIRDNLLLNGEDYADEQLLDVLAKMQLPDTSLTGMVYEKGENLSDGEKQRLALARVMLRKGRVWLLDEPTSSLDYVTEEHVLKHLYAQAANDTLLLICHRLTGLEEMDQILVMDQGRVVESGSYSELMGQKGYFYEMKQIEQQMIGEVGV
- a CDS encoding stalk domain-containing protein, which codes for MLPVIPVLSFAAATSKPTIINNGQINNNRVLIPLRVVSENLGASVEWFQAEKEVKIKNGDSTIWLAANFKRVIIVSPPTTENPDMPHREYIDLDTATQIINGTTYVPLRFVGQSLSANVLWNQQAKQATLTLGGKELVVNMEQPSVQISVKHKIMDPRLKLLSDKLNQAADVSSIKNISSYFKPYFTDKLIKSIVQNKGLNTASTYETPASSPVYINKTLATLSQSVILANGLTGEDQYAEDRTITLVFTNGVWKVDSVSKGARVIISGFSDFQPQ